In the Nicotiana tabacum cultivar K326 chromosome 16, ASM71507v2, whole genome shotgun sequence genome, one interval contains:
- the LOC107803156 gene encoding putative late blight resistance protein homolog R1B-14 isoform X2: MLDLPQRVTREPQDTLLEYKEVVGFDYEAEYVIKRLVKGSKDLEFVPIVGMAGIGKTTLARKVCSHSQISNNFSKKIWVYVGRSYELKGILSKILQSLTERIEEFRYKDVNELAEVICDFMAKEGGRYLFVLDDVWAKELVVVDLVKRILQENNRGHRIMMTTRDEYVASYASEHPHRLKYLSDEESFQLLEKRAFGNERCPDELVELGKSIATKCSGLPLAVELSAGALRSRPNKNYWERIEKNVGLYLVIENDPASCWEIVETSYNILPQEMKACFLYCFAFLQGYSIPAQKLIRLWIAEGLIKSSPTCTFEELAENYLEEFALRGLVTLSRDGDSIKEIGFHDVLYEFYKTEAIMESVFQELRLTPDQNLPSIQDPDTSRRLCIESSVLRDFLSRKQLNAQHVRSFLCFSTTERQIELSLPDVKLISQAFPLIRVLEIQSVKIFLPMYLNQLFHLRYIAISGDFAELPASFGKFWNLQFLIVNTSTPEPTLKIKANIWNLSRLRHLKTNIPAELLPPPNPTVEGSCLQILSKVAPESCNKVVLAKAGNLKKLSIQGRLGAFLETNKDGFSTFQGLGRLEKLKLMNDIPYMSEALHLPPELFRFLRKLKKLTLSNTRFKWNEADRLGQLECLEVLKLKEDAFTGKSWKPEKGGFKQLQVLWIQKADLECWEASRDHFPRLKKLVLNCAKLENVPVELSHFLQSRS; this comes from the exons ATGCTCGATCTACCACAAAGAGTTACACGGGAGCCTCAG GATACACTGTTGGAGTATAAAGAAGTGGTTGGCTTTGATTACGAAGCGGAATATGTGATCAAACGACTTGTTAAAGGATCAAAGGATCTGGAATTTGTCCCTATTGTGGGTATGGCTGGAATTGGCAAAACAACATTGGCAAGAAAAGTTTGTAGTCATTCTCagatttcaaataatttttccaaGAAAATTTGGGTTTATGTCGGCAGGTCATACGAACTAAAGGGTATCCTTTCTAAGATTCTCCAATCGTTGACGGAACGCATTGAAGAATTTCGCTATAAAGATGTGAACGAATTAGCTGAAGTAATATGTGATTTTATGGCTAAAGAAGGTGGTAGATACCTCTTTGTCCTGGACGATGTGTGGGCTAAAGAACTTGTGGTTGTGGATTTGGtcaaaagaattctccaagaaaACAACAGAGGTCATCGGATCATGATGACCACTCGCGACGAGTATGTGGCTAGCTATGCCAGTGAACATCCTCATCGTCTGAAATATCTATCCGACGAAGAAAGTTTTCAATTGCTGGAAAAGAGAGCTTTTGGTAATGAAAGATGTCCTGACGAGTTAGTAGAACTTGGAAAAAGTATTGCAACAAAATGTAGCGGATTACCACTTGCAGTAGAGTTAAGTGCCGGAGCCTTAAGATCTCGTCCGAACAAAAATTATTGGGAAAGAATCGAGAAAAATGTGGGGCTGTACCTTGTCATAGAGAATGACCCTGCAAGTTGCTGGGAAATTGTGGAAACCAGTTACAACATTTTGCCCCAAGAAATGAAGGCGTGCTTCTTGTATTGCTTCGCCTTTCTTCAAGGTTATTCCATCCCTGCGCAGAAATTGATTCGCTTGTGGATCGCGGAGGGACTAATAAAGTCCAGTCCGACGTGTACCTTCGAGGAGCTAGCAGAGAATTACTTGGAGGAGTTTGCTCTGAGGGGTCTAGTCACATTGTCGAGGGATGGTGATTCAATAAAAGAAATTGGATTTCATGACGTGTTGTATGAGTTCTACAAGACAGAGGCAATAATGGAGAGTGTTTTCCAAGAACTACGTCTAACACCCGATCAGAATCTTCCCTCCATACAAGATCCAGATACTTCTCGTCGCTTGTGTATTGAATCATCTGTTCTGCGTGATTTTCTCTCCAGAAAACAATTAAATGCACAACATGTTAGATCTTTCTTATGCTTTTCGACAACAGAAAGACAAATCGAGTTGTCTCTTCCTGATGTTAAACTCATCTCCCAAGCATTTCCACTGATCAGGGTCTTGGAAATTCAATCTGTTAAAATTTTCCTCCCCATGTATCTTAACCAACTATTTCATTTGAGGTATATTGCTATCTCAGGTGATTTCGCGGAACTTCCTGCATCCTTTGGTAAGTTCTGGAATTTACAGTTTCTCATAGTTAATACAAGTACACCAGAGCCCACTCTTAAAATAAAAGCAAATATATGGAACTTGTCACGGTTGAGGCATTTAAAGACCAACATCCCCGCAGAATTGTTGCCCCCTCCTAACCCAACGGTTGAAGGCTCTTGCCTACAAATTCTGTCAAAAGTTGCACCAGAGAGTTGCAATAAAGTTGTGCTTGCAAAGGCCGGAAATCTCAAAAAGTTAAGTATTCAAGGGCGACTGGGAGCTTTTCTTGAGACTAACAAGGACGGATTCAGCACTTTTCAAGGGTTAGGGCGCctagaaaaattgaaactgatgAATGATATTCCTTACATGAGTGAAGCTCTTCACCTTCCTCCAGAATTATTCAGATTTTTGCGCAAACTGAAGAAGTTAACTTTGTCAAATACAAGGTTTAAATGGAACGAGGCGGATAGACTGGGCCAGCTGGAATGCCTTGAGGTCTTGAAGTTGAAAGAAGATGCATTTACGGGGAAGTCCTGGAAACCAGAGAAAGGAGGTTTTAAACAACTCCAGGTCTTGTGGATTCAAAAGGCTGACCTCGAATGTTGGGAGGCTTCAAGAGATCACTTCCCAAGACTTAAGAAACTTGTTCTTAATTGTGCTAAGCTTGAGAATGTGCCAGTTGAGTTATCTCATTTTCTCCAGTCGCGCTCCTGA
- the LOC107803156 gene encoding putative disease resistance RPP8-like protein 2 isoform X1, with translation MADAVVNFLVENLLQLVTNNVKLISGVEKEFQNLLEEVRRLKAFLDDAAKYHSDSSLWKQLVRDIRITVHRAEDVIDKFLVQAKLHQEKNKVKRSFDLCHVRKVWDLAKDIEAIHQNVKEFRQNNQKAFQPKPMLDLPQRVTREPQDTLLEYKEVVGFDYEAEYVIKRLVKGSKDLEFVPIVGMAGIGKTTLARKVCSHSQISNNFSKKIWVYVGRSYELKGILSKILQSLTERIEEFRYKDVNELAEVICDFMAKEGGRYLFVLDDVWAKELVVVDLVKRILQENNRGHRIMMTTRDEYVASYASEHPHRLKYLSDEESFQLLEKRAFGNERCPDELVELGKSIATKCSGLPLAVELSAGALRSRPNKNYWERIEKNVGLYLVIENDPASCWEIVETSYNILPQEMKACFLYCFAFLQGYSIPAQKLIRLWIAEGLIKSSPTCTFEELAENYLEEFALRGLVTLSRDGDSIKEIGFHDVLYEFYKTEAIMESVFQELRLTPDQNLPSIQDPDTSRRLCIESSVLRDFLSRKQLNAQHVRSFLCFSTTERQIELSLPDVKLISQAFPLIRVLEIQSVKIFLPMYLNQLFHLRYIAISGDFAELPASFGKFWNLQFLIVNTSTPEPTLKIKANIWNLSRLRHLKTNIPAELLPPPNPTVEGSCLQILSKVAPESCNKVVLAKAGNLKKLSIQGRLGAFLETNKDGFSTFQGLGRLEKLKLMNDIPYMSEALHLPPELFRFLRKLKKLTLSNTRFKWNEADRLGQLECLEVLKLKEDAFTGKSWKPEKGGFKQLQVLWIQKADLECWEASRDHFPRLKKLVLNCAKLENVPVELSHFLQSRS, from the exons atggcagaTGCAGTGGTGAATTTTCTGGTGGAGAACCTACTGCAGCTAGTCACTAACAATGTCAAGCTAATTTCAGGTGTTGAGAAAGAGTTTCAGAATCTGCTAGAAGAAGTTCGCCGCCTAAAAGCTTTCCTAGATGATGCTGCAAAATACCATAGCGATAGCAGTCTGTGGAAACAGTTGGTCAGAGACATCAGAATTACAGTGCATAGAGCTGAGGATGTCATTGACAAATTCCTTGTTCAGGCGAAGCTACATCAAGAGAAGAATAAAGTGAAAAGGTCTTTTGATTTATGCCATGTTAGAAAAGTTTGGGATCTGGCAAAGGATATTGAAGCAATTCATCAAAATGTGAAGGAATTTCGCCAAAATAATCAAAAGGCTTTTCAGCCCAAACCAATGCTCGATCTACCACAAAGAGTTACACGGGAGCCTCAG GATACACTGTTGGAGTATAAAGAAGTGGTTGGCTTTGATTACGAAGCGGAATATGTGATCAAACGACTTGTTAAAGGATCAAAGGATCTGGAATTTGTCCCTATTGTGGGTATGGCTGGAATTGGCAAAACAACATTGGCAAGAAAAGTTTGTAGTCATTCTCagatttcaaataatttttccaaGAAAATTTGGGTTTATGTCGGCAGGTCATACGAACTAAAGGGTATCCTTTCTAAGATTCTCCAATCGTTGACGGAACGCATTGAAGAATTTCGCTATAAAGATGTGAACGAATTAGCTGAAGTAATATGTGATTTTATGGCTAAAGAAGGTGGTAGATACCTCTTTGTCCTGGACGATGTGTGGGCTAAAGAACTTGTGGTTGTGGATTTGGtcaaaagaattctccaagaaaACAACAGAGGTCATCGGATCATGATGACCACTCGCGACGAGTATGTGGCTAGCTATGCCAGTGAACATCCTCATCGTCTGAAATATCTATCCGACGAAGAAAGTTTTCAATTGCTGGAAAAGAGAGCTTTTGGTAATGAAAGATGTCCTGACGAGTTAGTAGAACTTGGAAAAAGTATTGCAACAAAATGTAGCGGATTACCACTTGCAGTAGAGTTAAGTGCCGGAGCCTTAAGATCTCGTCCGAACAAAAATTATTGGGAAAGAATCGAGAAAAATGTGGGGCTGTACCTTGTCATAGAGAATGACCCTGCAAGTTGCTGGGAAATTGTGGAAACCAGTTACAACATTTTGCCCCAAGAAATGAAGGCGTGCTTCTTGTATTGCTTCGCCTTTCTTCAAGGTTATTCCATCCCTGCGCAGAAATTGATTCGCTTGTGGATCGCGGAGGGACTAATAAAGTCCAGTCCGACGTGTACCTTCGAGGAGCTAGCAGAGAATTACTTGGAGGAGTTTGCTCTGAGGGGTCTAGTCACATTGTCGAGGGATGGTGATTCAATAAAAGAAATTGGATTTCATGACGTGTTGTATGAGTTCTACAAGACAGAGGCAATAATGGAGAGTGTTTTCCAAGAACTACGTCTAACACCCGATCAGAATCTTCCCTCCATACAAGATCCAGATACTTCTCGTCGCTTGTGTATTGAATCATCTGTTCTGCGTGATTTTCTCTCCAGAAAACAATTAAATGCACAACATGTTAGATCTTTCTTATGCTTTTCGACAACAGAAAGACAAATCGAGTTGTCTCTTCCTGATGTTAAACTCATCTCCCAAGCATTTCCACTGATCAGGGTCTTGGAAATTCAATCTGTTAAAATTTTCCTCCCCATGTATCTTAACCAACTATTTCATTTGAGGTATATTGCTATCTCAGGTGATTTCGCGGAACTTCCTGCATCCTTTGGTAAGTTCTGGAATTTACAGTTTCTCATAGTTAATACAAGTACACCAGAGCCCACTCTTAAAATAAAAGCAAATATATGGAACTTGTCACGGTTGAGGCATTTAAAGACCAACATCCCCGCAGAATTGTTGCCCCCTCCTAACCCAACGGTTGAAGGCTCTTGCCTACAAATTCTGTCAAAAGTTGCACCAGAGAGTTGCAATAAAGTTGTGCTTGCAAAGGCCGGAAATCTCAAAAAGTTAAGTATTCAAGGGCGACTGGGAGCTTTTCTTGAGACTAACAAGGACGGATTCAGCACTTTTCAAGGGTTAGGGCGCctagaaaaattgaaactgatgAATGATATTCCTTACATGAGTGAAGCTCTTCACCTTCCTCCAGAATTATTCAGATTTTTGCGCAAACTGAAGAAGTTAACTTTGTCAAATACAAGGTTTAAATGGAACGAGGCGGATAGACTGGGCCAGCTGGAATGCCTTGAGGTCTTGAAGTTGAAAGAAGATGCATTTACGGGGAAGTCCTGGAAACCAGAGAAAGGAGGTTTTAAACAACTCCAGGTCTTGTGGATTCAAAAGGCTGACCTCGAATGTTGGGAGGCTTCAAGAGATCACTTCCCAAGACTTAAGAAACTTGTTCTTAATTGTGCTAAGCTTGAGAATGTGCCAGTTGAGTTATCTCATTTTCTCCAGTCGCGCTCCTGA